Proteins from a genomic interval of Falco rusticolus isolate bFalRus1 chromosome 7, bFalRus1.pri, whole genome shotgun sequence:
- the ANKRD9 gene encoding ankyrin repeat domain-containing protein 9, producing the protein MPWSVQWVGGRGAQSQKQCKKSSFAFYQAVRDLLPVWFLEDMRTMEVFHWEDGGKVSVYSPSEALLYALVHDHQPYARHLLTKFPQSALAVPSQSFSCCQSSAPHLAMAVRYNRVHILFRILKAIQAFPPSDRAGHLDRQGCSRVEGGKTALHVACELVRPECLFLLLGNGASPCLRDSAGNTPLDTLLQQISHAPAANMRAKLLCLDCLFFFVPQDFQFAMKQQLVDNRQRWQDLLGENRFQCLVGLAPPSLFVRAMRVLIRTISPEHFPEALDDLPLPHFLKPLDLKLES; encoded by the coding sequence ATGCCCTGGAGCGTCCAGTGGGTCGGCGGCCGCGGCGCCCAGTCCCAGAAGCAGTGCAAGAAATCCTCCTTCGCCTTCTACCAGGCGGTGAGGGACCTGCTGCCCGTCTGGTTCCTGGAGGACATGCGGACCATGGAGGTCTTCCACTGGGAGGACGGGGGCAAGGTGAGCGTCTACTCGCCCTCGGAGGCCCTGCTCTACGCGCTGGTGCACGACCACCAGCCCTACGCCCGGCACCTGCTGACTAAGTTCCCCCAGAGCGCCCTGGCCGTGCCCAGCCaaagcttcagctgctgccagtccTCAGCCCCGCACCTGGCCATGGCTGTCCGCTACAACCGGGTCCACATCCTCTTCCGAATCCTCAAGGCCATCCAAGCCTTCCCGCCGAGCGACAGAGCCGGCCACCTGGACCGCCAGGGCTGCAGCCGCGTGGAGGGTGGCAAGACGGCCTTGCACGTGGCCTGCGAGCTGGTGCGCCCCGAGTGCTTGTTCCTACTGCTGGGGAACGGCGCCTCGCCCTGCTTGCGGGACAGTGCTGGGAATACCCCCCTCGACACCTTGCTGCAGCAGATTTCCCACGCGCCAGCAGCCAACATGCGTGCCAAGCTCCTCTGCCTCGACTGCCTCTTCTTCTTCGTGCCTCAGGACTTCCAGTTTGCAATGAAACAGCAACTGGTGGACAACCGGCAGCGGTGGCAGGACCTCCTGGGGGAGAACAGATTCCAGTGCCTGGTGGGCTTAGCTCCCCCGTCGCTGTTTGTCAGAGCCATGCGTGTCTTGATCAGGACCATTTCACCCGAGCATTTCCCCGAGGCTCTGGACGATCTGCCTCTGCCTCATTTTCTAAAGCCTTTGGACTTGAAACTGGAGAGCTAG